A section of the Bacillus pumilus genome encodes:
- the hemE gene encoding uroporphyrinogen decarboxylase, with translation MGKTKAFNDTFLKACKGEKTDHVPAWYMRQAGRSQPEYRALKEKYGLFEITHQPELCAYVTRLPVEQYGVDAAILYKDIMTPLPAIGVDVEIKNGIGPVIDSPIRTKADIERLGELHPEEDLPYVLDTIQLLTKEQLNVPLIGFAGAPFTMASYMIEGGPSKNYHKTKALMYSEPETWMLLMNKLADMTITYIRAQVKAGVSAFQIFDSWVGALNAADYRTFIKPVMQRIFTELKSENVPMIMYGVGASHLVKDWHDLPLDVVGLDWRMSVDEARKEGLTKTLQGNLDPTILLSPWEVIEERAKDILDQGMKSDHFIFNLGHGVFPDVSPDTLKKLTDFIHDYSAKHKKSSI, from the coding sequence ATGGGAAAAACGAAGGCTTTTAATGACACGTTCTTAAAGGCGTGCAAAGGGGAAAAAACAGACCATGTACCAGCTTGGTATATGAGGCAGGCAGGACGCTCACAGCCTGAATATCGTGCCCTTAAAGAAAAGTACGGGCTATTTGAAATTACGCATCAGCCAGAGCTATGTGCTTATGTAACACGACTTCCTGTAGAACAATATGGTGTAGATGCCGCGATTTTATATAAAGATATTATGACCCCGCTTCCAGCTATTGGAGTGGACGTTGAAATTAAAAATGGCATTGGACCTGTCATCGATTCACCGATTCGCACAAAAGCAGATATCGAACGTCTTGGGGAACTTCATCCAGAAGAAGACCTGCCATATGTGCTTGACACCATTCAGCTTTTAACGAAGGAGCAGCTAAATGTACCGCTTATCGGTTTTGCTGGTGCACCATTTACGATGGCGAGCTATATGATTGAAGGCGGTCCATCTAAAAACTATCATAAAACAAAAGCGCTCATGTACAGTGAGCCTGAGACATGGATGCTGCTCATGAACAAATTAGCGGATATGACGATCACGTACATACGTGCCCAGGTAAAAGCAGGGGTCAGTGCGTTTCAAATCTTCGACTCATGGGTGGGCGCATTAAATGCAGCGGACTACCGGACATTCATTAAACCTGTCATGCAGCGAATTTTCACAGAGTTGAAGAGTGAAAATGTACCAATGATCATGTACGGAGTTGGTGCAAGCCATCTCGTGAAAGATTGGCATGATTTGCCGCTAGACGTCGTTGGACTTGATTGGCGTATGAGTGTAGATGAAGCACGAAAAGAAGGGCTCACAAAAACGTTACAAGGAAATCTTGATCCAACAATCTTACTTTCTCCTTGGGAAGTCATTGAAGAAAGAGCAAAAGACATATTAGATCAAGGGATGAAATCAGATCACTTCATCTTTAACCTAGGTCATGGGGTATTTCCAGATGTTTCACCAGATACGTTAAAGAAGCTGACCGATTTTATTCACGATTATTCAGCTAAACATAAAAAATCATCCATCTAA